From the genome of Neomonachus schauinslandi chromosome 5, ASM220157v2, whole genome shotgun sequence, one region includes:
- the TTLL1 gene encoding probable tubulin polyglutamylase TTLL1 codes for MAGKVKWVTDIEKSVLINNFEKRGWIQVTENEDWNFYWMSVQTIRNVFSVETGYRLSDDQIVNHFPNHYELTRKDLMVKNIKRYRKELEKEGSPLAEKDENGKYLYLDFVPVTYMLPADYNLFVEEFRKSPSSTWIMKPCGKAQGKGIFLINKLSQIKKWSRDSKTSSFVTQSTKEAYVISLYINNPLLIGGRKFDLRLYVLVSTYRPLRCYMYKLGFCRFCTVKYTPSTSELDNMFVHLTNVAIQKHGEDYNHIHGGKWTVSNLRLYLESTRGKEVTGKLFDEIHWIIVQSLKAVAPVMNNDKHCFECYGYDIIVDDKLKPWLIEVNASPSLTSSTANDRILKYNLINDTLNIAVPNGEIPDCKWNKSPPKEVLGNYEILYDEELAQGDGADLRSRQGQSLGPKGGRSRDSGRTVLTTWK; via the exons GATGAGTGTGCAAACCATCCGAAACGTTTTTAGTGTCGAGACTGGCTATCGGCTCTCAGACGATCAAATAGTCAACCATTTTCCGAACCACTACGAACTGACCCGGAAGGACCTGATGGTGAAGAATATTAAAAGATAcaggaaggagctggagaaggaagggagtcCTCTAGCAGAGAAAGACGAAAATGGGAAATACCTCTATCTGG ACTTTGTTCCGGTCACCTACATGCTGCCCGCTGACTACAACCTGTTCGTGGAGGAGTTCAGGAAGAGCCCCTCCAGCACCTGGATCATGAAACCTTGTGGCAAAGCCCAGGGGAAGGGCATCTTCCTGATCAACAAGCTCTCACAGATCAAAAAGTGGTCCCGGGACAGCAAGACTTCTTC GTTTGTGACACAGTCTACTAAGGAAGCCTACGTGATCTCTCTCTACATTAACAACCCGCTGCTCATCGGCGGGAGGAAGTTTGACCTGCGCCTGTACGTTCTGGTGTCCACGTACCGCCCGCTGCGCTGTTACAT GTATAAGCTCGGGTTTTGCCGCTTCTGCACGGTGAAGTACACCCCGAGCACCAGTGAGCTGGACAACATGTTCGTTCACCTTACCAACGTGGCCATTCAGAAACATGGG GAAGACTACAACCACATCCACGGGGGCAAGTGGACCGTGAGCAACCTGCGGCTCTACCTGGAGAGCACCCGAGGCAAGGAGGTGACCGGCAAGCTGTTCGACGAGATCCACTGGATCATCGTGCAGTCGCTGAAGGCCGTGGCG CCGGTGATGAACAATGACAAACACTGCTTCGAGTGCTATGGGTACGACATCATCGTCGACGACAAGCTGAAGCCCTGGCTGATTGAG GTGAATGCGTCCCCGTCTCTCACTTCCAGCACTGCCAACGACCGAATCCTTAAGTATAACCTGATCAACGACACCCTCAATATTGCAGTCCCTAATGGCGAGATTCCAGACTGTAAATGGAACAAGTCACCCCCGAAGGAAGTCCTCGGCAATTACGAAATTCT CTATGATGAAGAGCTGGCGCAGGGTGATGGGGCTGACCTGAGAAGTCGACAGGGCCAATCACTGGGGCCCAAAGGGGGCCGATCGCGAGACTCGGGGAGAACTGTCCTCACAACCTGGAAGTGA